The Amaranthus tricolor cultivar Red isolate AtriRed21 chromosome 14, ASM2621246v1, whole genome shotgun sequence DNA window TTATATGCTCGTCTTACATAAGaacatttaacaaaaaaattcaagtcGGAAGTTATGACACATGATAAGCATTAACCATCGCCATTCTAAAAGCTCAAAAAACACACAAGTGCAAACATTCAAGATAAGAAGGTCGTAATTTACCCTGATCTTTGGTAGCAGATTTAGCCGCTGGCTTGCTTCTTTGTTTCTTGCTTGGGGGCTTCTGTTCGACAGGAATAGGCTTCTCTTTTTGAGTTTCTTTATCTACTTGTTTCCTCTTGCTCGAAGACCCCTTTGCTTTGGAGGATGAAACAGAGATTTCCACAGCAGCCGAAGACTTTTTAGGTGTACCCGTGGCTTTCTTGGCAGATTTTGCAGGGCTTTTAGCAGATTTCTCAGAGCTACACTTCTTAAGTGTAGGCTTCTTCCCATTTTTAGCTTCAGAGTGATCCTTGGACGAACTCTTTGGGGTTGTCATTTTTTCACTAGCCCCTTCTTCCTCTTGCTCTGAATCAGTGTCCTGATCACTCTCTTCTTTCTGCATAGATTCCTCTTCATCTGAAGAGTGAGATTGGGTATCCCCAATATCATCCTTGTCATCAGCATCAATCTCTTCATCTGCTTTTTCTGACCTTTTTCGTTTTTCCCCGGTTTGAGTTTTCTGCATTTGCACATGGAAATAAATATTTGTTAGAGTGACACAGAAATAACCACATATTAAATCTTAAAACTACATAAAAAAAACTGGAAAGAAAATATAGTAGTCTGCAACTGAGAAACCAATTCAttgtatttattaaaaatattggaGAAGGTTAGAGTGTAGTTGCAATGGGACCAAAGGAACTAATACACAGTACACACCATCAGAATTAAAGGACGTATATAAATACACATTACAGTTGCAtagaattttattaatataaaacaaGAAGATTTTGGAAACTCTCTTTAATTTTACGATATCATTTAAAATGCGGCAATTCACTAtgtcaaaagataaaaaaatttccacttcaagaaaatataattcaagacaaaatatatagTAACATTATATTCtaatattacttcaaatataaaaaaaaaatttaaaaaaaaagttaacaaacaAATCACTAGAAAAGTGTTGCTCTGTAACCGGACTTGAAtagcaccatttaatatttgaggcccCTTAGTTTTGGAAGCCTTAGGCAGTTGGCTACCCCAAATATGCTAAGAACCGGCCATAATTATCTCCAATTGGCATATCCACATATTTGTTGCTTTTCTCCTTGCAAATTGTCAATTGTGGTTACAAGGCATCACCATACGCATCCAATTTTTGTCATTACAACTTGTGCATTGATCACTATGGTAAATCGGCATGCAAGCACATAATCGAAATACAGAGTTATGAAGGTGGCTAGAGAAGAGAATTTAAGgccaaaatagaaataaaaaaatagatttaaggcGGTGCGCTCCTTAACATTTCCCAATATATAAACTCCTCCAACAGAGATTTTAAGGCCAAAATAGATGTTTTAACTTACAAAGTACAAGCGTGTTTAGTTTAGTAATAAGTTGATAGTTAAAAGCGGATAGTAGATTACATTCATCGATAATAAATAGCATATTCTTCTGATCAGCTAACATTGCTTATATGAATATGTTGTTTTCTTGGTGATACTTTGTTTTAGAATAAACAAAAAATCTCACCCAAAAGATTAGCCTAGTAGGTGAGAGAGCTCCTTTACTCTAAAAACCCCACATTAGTTGCCCATACAATCAGTGTGGGACAAAGTTGCATAACCTTGTAATGGCCTCAAATCTATTCCATTACATTCGAACCCCCATAAGTTCCAACATCCTCGTTGGTCACAGTTAGCTTAACTCAGACCACCACTCCAACTTGGATCCTCATTGATGAAGGTTATTTTGGTCGCGACTGGCTTAACCCAAGCCACCCCTCCGAGTCGGGTTTAATGCAATTGTTATAGGATAAACAAGAGAATTCACCCCAAAAACTAGTCTAATAGGTGAGAAAACTCATCTATCATATAAACCACATTAGTTGCCCATACAACCCATAGGGGACAAAGTCTCATTCTCATAACCTTGTAATGGCCTCAAATCCGTTCCATCACATACTTTaagccatcttgcaaaaatcaTAGGGAGAGTTACTTAAATAGGCAACCAGACACGATAACCAACACAACCCAACAAATTCTATTAAGCATCTACTATCTCGTATTTCAATGACATAAAAATGAGGCCAATACGTTACATAACATCCACTTTATAATAGATTTTGAACTTACTGCACCGCGAAACCATTCATAACATGTGATTTGAAACATGATGGACAACCCTTATAAATTGTTATTCTAACATAATAGccattattatctttttttaaagtgTATTAGGTGTTAACAAGTCTATTATAAGCTTTAATTCAATTATACGTTCTAGAAAACTTAAATTAGCATGATAAAAAAGACTTTTTCAACTTTACAATTCACATAACAATGTCCAAAAAACATGTCGTGACACCTTAAGGTGCTGCAACCGCAACATCACGACCATTGTTGCAATCACGACGATACCCCTGACTTTTTCTATGcttatttctaagttattggtTCTTAAAATCGTTCATATCCAATCTTCTTATCCATTCCTAGTCCAATGGTGACAAACTAAAAAGTAAAAGACCCCTATCTCTCCCATGCTATGTCTCAGCTTCAAATAATGACTTCGGTAAGTGGGAAGGAGTGGGACTTATTGTCACCAAAATCTATTTCTAAAGCATAGTTTCTTTTATGTATAAGTAGATAACTTTGGCCCATAAGcatattagtgttattattatacaCCATATGTCAACAGCACAACACGTATCCTTCTATTTTACAACAATCAATCATGAAACATCCTACAGCAATACTAGAATTTTGTGCACATCCacaaagaaagcttaaaaaaacaagATAGCCAAAAAAATTCATAGCCAACCTTAGCAGAAGATGAAGCTTTAGAACTTCGGCTcttcaaaggttttgcctttcctttttgcttttttgttttCTGTAAACCATGGAAATATATTTCAAGTATGTCTCACCAAAGCCAAACACAAAATTATCTCAGTTCTTAAGTAACAAGATTAGAAAAACTTATAGAGACCTGCTCCTTATTGGCAAGCAAAACATCGGTGGTAGCTTGTGGTGACTCCAAAAACTCTAACAGTTTCACAGAGAGGTCCTCCTAAAATTTGGTAaagataaaaaagataaattggaAAACTTGAGCAAGTAAACAAAAATGTTCGATAGTACTAATATTCACCTTTCTAACAGCAGCTCTATTTATAGGAATATTGAGCACATCACAAAAGTCCAATAGTTTTTCTTTTACACATTTATCAAGCTTCTCCTTTGTTTTGGCACGTTGCTTTTCCTGCCAAtagaaatataattaataaacatTGGACAAAAAAGgtataaaaaatttacaaacaaatGGAGTCAAGATAAGGAGCATCATAAATAATGATTTATGAGGACTTCTTTGTACAAACTAAAACTACAAAAACAACATAAGTGTAAGCAACAAGTTTTGGGTTGCTCTTTCTTGCCACATGCACGTACCAAAATTTTATATAGAAAGAAATTATGTAATTGATACATTGATTAAACAAGAAATAAAGAGATATCCTAATCATTTATGGAAAACATATGGCATTTATCAACCAAGAAAGATGTTTAGTGTCATACCAAAGGCCTAATGCCTCATTCATcttcataaaataaaaaggcaCATATATATTGACATTAAATGATTTTTCCACAAGCCCATAGTTGTAAAGAAGACATCTTTTGGAAACTTGGATATGTGGTAGTAAATCTAGAAAAATCAAAGATACACTACCAGATCTTTTACCTACTTAAACAAAACCTGACAAATAATACATCATTGCTTTCACATACCCCTTGAATATGCCCCTATTTAAATTTTACCCTATTAGGAGAATGAGTTGGAGTTAGAAAAATGATtctagatgaagaatgaataatggtCTTCTCTTTcctatacttattataataaaaGAGGCAACTCAAATTAACCCACCTTTTGACACTTGGGATAAATTGAGACGATTGGAAGGAGTCACAAGTGTTGAAGGAAAGCAATTTAAACCAACAAGCTCTCAACAATTAATTCACATACAATAACACCTTTTTTGACCGCGCTCACAAATTAATGATGACACTATAGCAACAATGCTTAAAGGCTCATTCATCTAAACTTACAAGGGCATAATAAACTATTTGGACTCAATAAAACTAAGattattaatacttattttgtaaaaaatgaaaaagtgaAGCCTAGCCTGAACTAAAATGTTGTGGAGACAAGTTCAAcaagactattgttttctaaaaTATAATAGTTATAAAAGAAAACTTTTTCTAGAATCCACTTTGAACGCTTGCTTTACTATGAAAATTAGTATTCCTAGAACGTAATGAcactaaaatttattaaaacagtATAACTTCAACCTAAGACAATGCGAAAGATCATGAGTGTGCTTAGAGCTATACATTTCCAATCTTGTTGCTTCTCAAACAAGTACATGACACTATCAGTTCCTAACAAACAAACAAATGATGAATATGATCTAGCAAAGAACCTACCTCATTGTCAACCCACACAAAGCCAGAAAATTGGCCGATATCTTTCTTCAAATTATGTACCTGAAAAATAATAGGCAAATGCTCAACTCTAAGTGCTTATTAAATGGTTCACAATGAGATAACCATTTAATTAACTTTCTACGACATGAAACTTAACATTTAAAAAGTTTCAATGCAAAATATCAAAGAAATGTAAATTAAATGCCACCACACCTttgctttctttccaaaaaGAACCATATGCAGTAATTGCAAATTATCATCAGGTTTTCTCTTTGACAGCTTATAAGCCACTGAAAAGGTTCAGAACATCACCGATAAACAAGTTAATTATTAAGTTAAAGTTTGATCTGATGACATTAAGAACTACTAAGACATACTACAATGTATCAGGTGAATAGATCCTAGACCCTATCGATAAAACAGAATCTTAAGGCATTTCCTAAAAATATCTAGAttcaataaaaagaaaaaaaaaaaaaaaaaaaaaaaaaagcttgacAGCATTGAATTCATTCATTCCATACGACCCAACAATGAAGAAaccaaaaaaaacccaaaacgaCAGGTATACAACTAACTTAGCACACAAGCATAGCAAGTTCTACTAGCTAATCCTATTATTTAAGAACAAAAGTTGGATTTAACAATCCTAAGAGCACTAATAGAGTCATAGTAAATTTATTCCATATCACCATCCTCATACATTGCTTCTTTGAAACTAAAAATTCATCACAATAGCTACTCCTGATTGCTTTCCTTCATTATCATGATTCATGGCCTCTTTCACATCCCCCTTTTAAAATAAACATCTACAATCtacatttttattcaaatactTGAACATGAAAGATTAAAAAGTAAGCTCTCTTCTAAAGACAAAACATCAATAATCACATCACTAAATTCATATAACAATAAAAAGAACTTCTTGTTTGCAAGAATCATGAACAAATaggcaaaattaaaataataaaaatcattacaAAGAACAAATTAGTACAAACCATTTGGAATATCCTTGAGCCGCATTCCACTACCCTACAATTTGTTTCAGAAATTACACAAATGAAATATAGCTCCTtccataaaaaaacaaatctaaaatcaaattacaaa harbors:
- the LOC130799936 gene encoding DEK domain-containing chromatin-associated protein 1 → MATEVQDDKKPDNEAESGGGKEVEEKVDDEGNDEKMEEKNEDEEGGEKNDEVKEEEEDEKMVEKGKGDHEQVMKEAEEKDDEEKQEEVDEQEEEDEEEEVEKKAKESPPSSPKDVATPKSERPTRERKAVERYSIASPPSRASGGKPLSIAKGSGMRLKDIPNVAYKLSKRKPDDNLQLLHMVLFGKKAKVHNLKKDIGQFSGFVWVDNEEKQRAKTKEKLDKCVKEKLLDFCDVLNIPINRAAVRKEDLSVKLLEFLESPQATTDVLLANKEQKTKKQKGKAKPLKSRSSKASSSAKKTQTGEKRKRSEKADEEIDADDKDDIGDTQSHSSDEEESMQKEESDQDTDSEQEEEGASEKMTTPKSSSKDHSEAKNGKKPTLKKCSSEKSAKSPAKSAKKATGTPKKSSAAVEISVSSSKAKGSSSKRKQVDKETQKEKPIPVEQKPPSKKQRSKPAAKSATKDQDKGKAKKEEKPEPTNDELRAQAVNILKEVDFNTATLSDILRLLGSHFGVDLMHRKAEVKAIITEVIENMSNDEDEEEDDDDDEDTDSGKE